CCAATTATTTTATAGTATAATTTGTTATGAAATTATATAGTATAATCCCTGCTGCTGGCAAGTCAAAAAGAATGAAATCAAATAAATATTTATTACCCCTAAGTTGTAATAAAACTATAATAGAATGCACTATTGAGAACTTATTAAAATCTAATATAGATAAAATATACTTAGTAACTTATGATATGAACCCTTTAAATAATTTAATAAATAAATACCCAATCAATGTATGTATAAATAATAATATTAATTCCCAAATGTCGGATTCTATAAAAATCGCTCTTAACAGCATAATAAAAAGGGAAAAGGAAATATCTGATAAAACCGGATTAATGATTGCCCTTGCTGATCAGCCGGCTGTAATGACAAAAACAATTAATATAATTATAGATGAATATCTAAATCACCCGTATAAGATTGTTATACCCACCTATCAAGACAAAAGAGGTCATCCTACCATATTTCC
This genomic stretch from Deferribacterota bacterium harbors:
- a CDS encoding nucleotidyltransferase family protein — encoded protein: MKLYSIIPAAGKSKRMKSNKYLLPLSCNKTIIECTIENLLKSNIDKIYLVTYDMNPLNNLINKYPINVCINNNINSQMSDSIKIALNSIIKREKEISDKTGLMIALADQPAVMTKTINIIIDEYLNHPYKIVIPTYQDKRGHPTIFPYKLIKEIYFEPTLREIIKKHKEKVLHKKINDKGIILDIDYPEDYSYILNYLKTND